The Burkholderia ubonensis genome has a window encoding:
- a CDS encoding purine-cytosine permease family protein, whose amino-acid sequence MANLAHADADEDLDLSTLAIPDHARMPPFSLTMAWWAVCSAVFYIVVGATLALSYGARNALIGMALSVVSYGVVNSIISRYAIRTGLSVALFSRVLFGSAGAALATLIFFATAIYYAVFEGSVIAVAAHHQFPALDYKWVALIVVCYSVPLVFGSVQHWLDKFNGTLLPFYLIGLCAAVGLTTAEYGYNAAWLDFGPAGGAPAGGWWQCFVYYMGVWVLMMFTFDYARFGRKEDASYHGRFNFGMPFYLVTFLLNGAVGIYVVSTTPGLGTLSEVSVVLALLKLMGVWGLLFVWVTQSRINTANYYLATVNMQAFFQKVAGLRAPKFVWAVVVGAVVYGLMMADVFSRILQALAYQGIFVVAWVAVALAHILSDRYGQLVGDDIECRDAHVPTFNPGGLIAWFAGAFAGLALNQASGFAASLSAPATFVVSWLAYRALLGAAKRTWFVRNV is encoded by the coding sequence ATGGCCAACCTGGCTCATGCCGACGCCGACGAGGATCTCGACCTGTCGACGCTCGCCATTCCCGATCACGCGCGCATGCCGCCCTTCTCGCTGACGATGGCGTGGTGGGCCGTGTGCAGCGCGGTGTTCTACATCGTCGTCGGCGCGACGCTCGCGCTCAGCTACGGCGCCCGCAACGCACTGATCGGCATGGCGCTGTCGGTCGTGTCGTACGGCGTGGTCAATTCGATCATCAGCCGCTACGCGATACGCACGGGCCTGTCGGTCGCGCTGTTCTCGCGCGTGCTGTTCGGCAGCGCGGGCGCGGCGCTCGCCACCCTGATCTTCTTCGCGACGGCAATCTACTACGCGGTGTTCGAGGGTTCGGTGATCGCGGTCGCCGCGCATCACCAGTTCCCCGCGCTCGACTACAAGTGGGTCGCGCTGATCGTGGTGTGCTACAGCGTGCCGCTCGTGTTCGGCAGCGTGCAGCATTGGCTCGACAAGTTCAACGGCACGCTGCTGCCGTTTTACCTGATCGGCCTGTGTGCCGCGGTCGGACTCACGACGGCGGAGTACGGCTACAACGCCGCCTGGCTCGATTTCGGACCGGCAGGCGGCGCGCCGGCCGGCGGCTGGTGGCAGTGCTTCGTCTACTACATGGGCGTGTGGGTGCTGATGATGTTCACGTTCGACTACGCGCGCTTCGGCCGCAAGGAGGACGCCAGCTATCACGGCCGCTTCAACTTCGGCATGCCGTTCTATCTCGTGACGTTCCTGTTGAACGGCGCGGTGGGCATCTACGTCGTCAGCACGACGCCGGGGCTCGGCACGCTGTCCGAAGTATCGGTCGTGCTCGCGCTGCTGAAGCTGATGGGCGTGTGGGGGCTGCTGTTCGTGTGGGTCACGCAGTCGCGCATCAACACCGCGAACTACTATCTCGCGACGGTCAACATGCAGGCGTTCTTTCAGAAAGTGGCCGGGCTGCGCGCACCGAAGTTCGTGTGGGCGGTCGTGGTGGGCGCGGTGGTGTACGGCTTGATGATGGCCGACGTCTTTTCCCGGATTCTGCAGGCGCTCGCGTATCAGGGCATCTTCGTCGTCGCGTGGGTCGCAGTCGCGCTCGCGCACATTCTCTCGGACCGTTACGGACAACTCGTGGGCGACGACATCGAATGCCGCGACGCGCACGTGCCGACCTTCAATCCGGGCGGCCTGATTGCGTGGTTCGCGGGCGCGTTCGCCGGACTCGCGCTGAACCAGGCGTCGGGATTCGCCGCGTCGCTATCGGCGCCGGCGACCTTCGTGGTGTCGTGGCTCGCGTATCGCGCGCTGCTGGGCGCGGCGAAGCGGACGTGGTTCGTGCGGAACGTGTAA
- a CDS encoding PolC-type DNA polymerase III yields MQTVAVLDFETTGLSPNLGDRATEIAVILLRDGEIVDRYQSLMNAGRRIPSDVVALTGITNEMIATAPPVSKVMKEAAAFVGSHPVVAHNAGFDKRFWQAELGSLGVAADHPFACTMLVARRLYPHARSHRLSSLADLLRLPQAGRAHRAMVDAEIASHLWCRMQRDIGETYGLRHVDHRLMSRLQTTSKAKVATFFGSLSAAGR; encoded by the coding sequence ATGCAAACCGTAGCGGTACTCGACTTCGAAACAACCGGGCTTTCCCCGAACCTGGGCGACAGGGCGACCGAGATCGCCGTGATCCTGCTGCGCGACGGCGAGATCGTCGACCGCTATCAGAGCCTGATGAACGCGGGACGCCGCATTCCGTCCGACGTCGTCGCGCTCACCGGGATCACGAACGAGATGATCGCGACGGCGCCGCCGGTGTCGAAGGTGATGAAGGAAGCCGCCGCGTTCGTCGGCAGCCATCCGGTCGTCGCGCACAACGCGGGGTTCGACAAGCGATTCTGGCAGGCCGAACTCGGCTCGCTCGGCGTCGCGGCCGACCATCCGTTTGCATGCACGATGCTGGTGGCGCGGCGCCTCTACCCGCATGCGCGCAGCCACCGGCTGTCGAGCCTCGCCGACCTGCTGCGCTTGCCGCAGGCCGGCCGCGCGCACCGCGCGATGGTCGACGCGGAGATCGCGAGCCATCTGTGGTGCCGGATGCAGCGCGACATCGGCGAAACTTACGGGCTGCGGCACGTCGATCACAGGCTCATGTCGCGTCTGCAGACGACGAGCAAGGCGAAGGTTGCGACGTTCTTCGGTTCGTTGTCGGCGGCGGGGCGGTGA
- a CDS encoding glycoside hydrolase family 28 protein, with translation MAASRRRSSLPARSPSSKRLTRRDFIGWTGTLAGGAVFGGPLAATRAFAHVAAADVAPDAIWGEHGAAARIAASLAHVSRRAFRHREFDVTHYGARSCATVAQTSPYPSAKSPVSPGAELTTAPGAFDSRPAFLAAIDACAREGGGSVIVPAGNWYCAGPIVLQSNVNFHLSVNCTIYFSPNPADYAKDGPVDCGANGRLYYSRWQANDCLNYGAPVYARNATNIALTGEGATSVLNGQAMTPFAGSGAGSVCWWTYKGSSGAYGGNASVPSQAFANPNNVDLRLVAPAIPDALYALLTSPVTPWQQDQNYLPALSEAGVPVERRIFGLGHYLRPCMVEFIGCTNVLMENYQTQNTPFWQHHPTASRNVVIRGVTTNSIGPNNDGFDPDACTDVLCERCTFNTGDDCIAIKSGKDRDTEYGPAKRHLIRDCTMNSGHGGITLGSEMGGGVEQIYATNLSMLNANWQTNPLNIAIRVKTNMNRGGYVKDFHVKGVVLPNGVNLKGGGYGSALLAGSPINASVALGVVTAAAGNPSAAQGGIVTFDCDYQPANDAVRTRPPVVQNVTISDVKASNVTLNGVSASCFQAIVAQGPVAFDYNGAPPTPAVQPISGVTISNCDFGTPVASGVATVTSPGPIYAFNVSAMTLANVTIAGQVVDTSITDRR, from the coding sequence ATGGCCGCAAGCCGTCGCCGTTCGTCTTTGCCCGCCCGTTCGCCTTCTTCGAAGCGGCTGACGCGCCGCGACTTCATCGGCTGGACCGGCACGCTCGCCGGCGGGGCAGTGTTCGGCGGTCCACTCGCGGCCACCCGTGCGTTCGCCCACGTCGCCGCAGCCGATGTTGCGCCCGACGCGATCTGGGGCGAGCACGGCGCGGCCGCGCGTATCGCCGCATCGCTCGCGCATGTGTCGCGGCGCGCGTTCCGCCACCGCGAATTCGACGTGACGCACTATGGCGCGCGCTCGTGCGCGACCGTCGCGCAGACGTCGCCGTACCCGTCGGCCAAATCGCCGGTGAGCCCCGGCGCCGAACTGACGACCGCGCCCGGCGCGTTCGACTCGCGCCCGGCATTTCTCGCGGCGATCGACGCATGCGCGCGTGAAGGCGGTGGCAGTGTGATCGTGCCGGCCGGCAACTGGTACTGCGCGGGGCCGATCGTGCTGCAGAGCAACGTGAATTTCCATCTGAGCGTGAACTGCACGATCTACTTCAGTCCGAACCCGGCCGATTACGCGAAGGACGGCCCGGTCGACTGCGGCGCGAACGGCCGGCTGTACTACAGCCGTTGGCAGGCGAACGACTGTCTGAACTACGGCGCGCCCGTCTACGCGCGCAATGCGACCAACATCGCGCTGACCGGCGAAGGCGCGACGTCGGTGCTGAACGGGCAGGCGATGACGCCCTTCGCGGGTAGCGGAGCCGGCAGCGTCTGCTGGTGGACCTACAAGGGCTCGTCGGGCGCGTATGGCGGGAACGCGTCCGTGCCGAGCCAGGCGTTCGCGAATCCGAACAACGTGGATCTGCGGCTCGTCGCACCGGCGATTCCGGACGCGCTCTACGCGCTGCTCACCTCGCCGGTCACGCCGTGGCAGCAGGACCAGAACTACCTGCCCGCACTGTCCGAAGCCGGCGTGCCGGTCGAGCGGCGCATCTTCGGGCTCGGCCACTATCTGCGGCCGTGCATGGTCGAATTCATCGGCTGCACGAACGTGTTGATGGAGAACTACCAGACGCAGAACACGCCGTTCTGGCAGCATCATCCGACCGCGAGCCGCAACGTCGTGATCCGCGGCGTGACGACCAACAGCATCGGTCCGAACAACGACGGCTTCGATCCCGACGCGTGCACCGACGTGCTGTGCGAGCGCTGCACGTTCAACACCGGCGACGATTGCATCGCGATCAAGTCGGGCAAGGATCGGGACACCGAATACGGGCCCGCGAAGCGACACCTGATTCGCGACTGCACGATGAACAGCGGCCACGGCGGGATTACGCTCGGCAGCGAAATGGGCGGCGGCGTCGAGCAGATCTATGCGACCAACCTGTCGATGCTGAACGCGAACTGGCAGACCAATCCGCTGAACATCGCGATTCGCGTGAAGACCAACATGAACCGCGGCGGTTACGTGAAGGACTTCCACGTGAAAGGCGTCGTGCTGCCGAACGGCGTGAACCTGAAGGGCGGCGGCTACGGCAGCGCGCTGCTCGCCGGCAGCCCGATCAACGCGAGCGTCGCGCTCGGCGTCGTCACGGCGGCGGCCGGCAATCCGTCGGCCGCACAGGGCGGCATCGTCACGTTCGACTGCGACTATCAGCCGGCCAACGACGCGGTGCGCACGCGGCCGCCCGTCGTGCAGAACGTGACGATCTCCGACGTGAAGGCGAGCAACGTGACGTTGAACGGCGTGAGCGCGTCGTGCTTCCAGGCGATCGTCGCGCAGGGGCCCGTCGCGTTCGACTACAACGGCGCGCCGCCGACGCCGGCCGTGCAGCCGATTTCCGGCGTGACGATCAGCAACTGCGACTTCGGCACGCCGGTCGCGTCGGGGGTGGCGACGGTCACGTCGCCGGGTCCGATCTACGCGTTCAACGTGAGCGCGATGACGCTCGCGAACGTGACGATCGCGGGGCAAGTCGTCGACACGTCGATCACCGATCGGCGCTGA
- a CDS encoding aspartate aminotransferase family protein, producing MPSRHGVDLTRARALFDRERRAFAEAMPRSRALSAEAAEHLLFGVPLHWMQDWSTPFSLYVKEARGATFTDVDGHRYADFCLGDTGAMFGHAPEPVARALAEQATRGYTTMLPSEDAAWVSRELARRFGLPVWQFALSASDANRFVLRWARAATGRNTIVVFNGCYHGTVDDVFVDLVDGRPVQRDSLLGQAYDLLAGTRVVEFNDLGALEAALKDGDVACVLAEPAMTNIGMVLPEPGFWDEARALTRRYGTLLVIDETHTISSGPGGYAVAHGLDPDVLVVGKPIAGGVPCAVYGFSAAFAERAKRAKLNAPPGHSGIGTTLTANMLAMHAMRATLNEVATDAAYAHMFELAARLASGLEQAIATRGLPWCVTRIGARTEFQFAPTPPRNGTIAGRQLDSELEHIVHLYLLNRGVLITPFHNMMLVCPQTTADDVDKLVAQFDACLGELV from the coding sequence TTGCCTTCCCGCCACGGAGTCGACCTCACCCGCGCCCGCGCGCTGTTCGACCGCGAGCGCCGCGCGTTCGCCGAAGCGATGCCGAGATCCCGCGCACTGTCCGCGGAAGCCGCCGAGCACTTGCTGTTCGGCGTCCCGCTGCACTGGATGCAGGATTGGTCGACCCCGTTCTCGCTGTACGTGAAGGAAGCGCGCGGCGCGACCTTCACCGACGTCGACGGCCATCGCTATGCCGATTTCTGTCTCGGCGACACGGGCGCGATGTTCGGCCATGCGCCGGAACCCGTCGCCCGTGCGCTCGCCGAGCAGGCGACGCGCGGCTACACGACGATGCTGCCGAGCGAGGACGCCGCCTGGGTGTCGCGCGAACTTGCGCGCCGCTTCGGGCTGCCGGTCTGGCAGTTCGCGCTGAGCGCGAGCGATGCGAACCGTTTCGTGCTGCGCTGGGCGCGCGCGGCCACCGGCCGCAACACGATCGTCGTGTTCAACGGCTGCTACCACGGCACGGTCGACGACGTGTTCGTCGATCTCGTCGACGGCCGCCCCGTGCAGCGCGACAGCCTGCTCGGGCAGGCGTACGACCTGCTCGCGGGCACGCGCGTCGTCGAGTTCAACGATCTGGGGGCGCTCGAAGCGGCGCTGAAGGACGGCGACGTCGCGTGCGTGCTCGCCGAGCCCGCGATGACGAACATCGGGATGGTGCTGCCCGAACCCGGCTTCTGGGATGAAGCCCGCGCGCTGACGCGCCGCTACGGCACGCTGCTCGTGATCGACGAGACGCACACGATCAGCAGCGGGCCCGGCGGCTATGCGGTGGCGCACGGGCTCGATCCCGACGTGCTGGTGGTCGGCAAGCCGATTGCCGGCGGCGTGCCGTGCGCGGTCTACGGGTTCAGCGCGGCATTCGCGGAGCGCGCGAAACGGGCGAAGCTGAACGCGCCGCCCGGGCATTCGGGCATCGGCACGACGCTCACCGCGAACATGCTCGCGATGCATGCGATGCGCGCGACGCTGAACGAAGTGGCAACGGACGCGGCCTACGCGCACATGTTCGAACTGGCTGCACGGCTCGCGTCCGGGCTCGAACAGGCGATCGCGACACGCGGGCTGCCGTGGTGCGTGACGCGCATCGGCGCGCGCACCGAGTTCCAGTTCGCGCCGACGCCGCCGCGCAACGGCACGATCGCCGGCCGGCAGCTCGACAGCGAGCTCGAGCACATCGTGCACCTGTACCTGCTGAACCGCGGCGTGCTGATCACGCCGTTCCACAACATGATGCTCGTGTGCCCGCAGACGACTGCCGACGACGTCGACAAGCTGGTCGCGCAGTTCGACGCGTGCCTGGGCGAACTCGTGTGA
- a CDS encoding tannase/feruloyl esterase family alpha/beta hydrolase — translation MNKSVLLCVAPLSAAILAGCGGDDSILPASPHLSAATPAAMTQTCDALAARLAYANTSFTSVTTAAAGALTVAGKPIAEHCVIAGKMNERVSPVDGKTYAIGFEMRLPKAWNGRFFYQANGGLDGNVLTATGEIGGGGPLTNALNLGFAVISSDSGHSGAQNPLFGLDPQARRDYGYAAVDALTPMAKQVIRVAYGKGPDRSYFGGCSNGGRHAMVTAARNAADYDGIIAGDPGFHLPKAAIGEMYGAQQFAKIASATGANGLPDLRSGFTDAERQFVGAKIVEKCDALDGVADGMVQDVAACQAHFSVDADIPTCANGARTGACLTGAQKTALANVFAGARNSAGAALYASFPYDPGIAGGGWAAWKQANSVTLDPAAMAFTFMTPPKPAATLANLPGFALGFDMDNDAPAIFATSGVYAESAWSFMTPPDETNLSALKARGAKLLVYHGTGDPVFSFNDTRDWYARLAQANGGDASDFARFYPVPGMNHCSGGPAADQFDMLTPLVAWVEQGQPPAAIVATARDASNVLPNAEVPTSWGAGRTRPLCPYPQVARYNGSGDVNSAGSFSCR, via the coding sequence GTGAACAAATCCGTACTCCTTTGCGTTGCGCCGCTGTCCGCCGCGATCCTCGCCGGCTGCGGCGGCGACGATTCGATCTTGCCGGCTTCCCCGCATTTGAGCGCCGCGACGCCGGCCGCGATGACGCAGACCTGCGACGCGCTCGCCGCGCGGCTCGCGTATGCGAACACGTCGTTCACGTCGGTGACGACCGCCGCCGCGGGCGCGCTGACGGTGGCCGGCAAGCCGATCGCCGAACACTGCGTGATCGCCGGGAAGATGAACGAGCGCGTGAGCCCCGTGGACGGCAAGACCTACGCGATCGGCTTCGAGATGCGCCTGCCGAAGGCGTGGAACGGCCGCTTCTTCTACCAGGCGAACGGCGGCCTCGACGGCAACGTGCTGACGGCGACCGGCGAGATCGGCGGCGGCGGGCCGCTGACGAATGCGCTGAACCTGGGCTTCGCGGTGATCAGCTCGGATTCCGGGCACAGCGGCGCGCAGAACCCGCTGTTCGGGCTCGATCCGCAGGCGCGCCGCGACTACGGCTACGCGGCCGTCGATGCGCTGACGCCGATGGCGAAGCAGGTGATCCGCGTCGCCTACGGGAAGGGGCCGGACCGCAGCTATTTCGGCGGCTGCTCGAACGGCGGGCGTCACGCGATGGTGACGGCGGCGCGCAATGCGGCCGACTACGACGGGATCATTGCGGGCGATCCGGGCTTCCATCTGCCGAAGGCGGCGATCGGCGAGATGTATGGCGCGCAGCAGTTCGCGAAGATCGCGTCGGCGACCGGCGCGAACGGGCTGCCGGACCTTCGCAGCGGCTTCACCGACGCGGAGCGGCAGTTCGTCGGCGCGAAGATCGTCGAGAAATGCGACGCGCTCGACGGCGTCGCGGACGGCATGGTGCAGGATGTCGCCGCGTGCCAGGCGCATTTCAGCGTCGACGCCGACATCCCGACCTGCGCGAACGGCGCGCGCACCGGCGCGTGCCTGACGGGCGCGCAGAAGACGGCGCTCGCCAACGTGTTCGCGGGCGCGCGCAACAGCGCGGGCGCGGCGCTGTACGCGAGCTTTCCGTACGATCCGGGCATCGCCGGCGGCGGTTGGGCTGCGTGGAAGCAGGCGAATTCGGTCACGCTCGACCCGGCCGCGATGGCGTTCACGTTCATGACGCCGCCGAAGCCCGCGGCGACGCTCGCGAACCTGCCCGGCTTCGCGCTCGGCTTCGACATGGATAACGACGCGCCGGCGATCTTCGCGACGAGCGGCGTGTATGCGGAGTCCGCTTGGTCGTTCATGACGCCGCCCGACGAGACGAACCTGTCGGCGCTGAAGGCGCGCGGCGCGAAGCTGCTCGTCTATCACGGCACCGGTGATCCGGTGTTTTCGTTCAACGACACGCGCGACTGGTATGCGCGGCTCGCGCAGGCGAACGGCGGGGATGCGTCGGATTTCGCGCGGTTCTATCCGGTGCCGGGGATGAATCATTGTTCGGGCGGGCCGGCGGCGGATCAGTTCGATATGTTGACGCCGCTGGTTGCGTGGGTCGAGCAGGGGCAGCCGCCGGCCGCGATCGTCGCGACTGCGCGCGACGCGAGCAACGTGCTGCCGAATGCGGAGGTGCCGACGTCGTGGGGCGCGGGCCGCACGCGTCCGTTGTGTCCGTATCCGCAGGTCGCGCGCTACAACGGCTCGGGCGACGTGAATTCGGCGGGGAGTTTCAGTTGTCGTTGA
- a CDS encoding porin, translating into MKHTKALLAAGACALAAASAHAQSSVTLYGIIDTGIEYVSHANAAGDHVVRMPAVTGELPSRWGLRGTEDLGGGYQAVFVLESGFNVRGGDLGQGGRLFGRQAFVGLKSGFGTLAFGRQYMMTYLALQGADIVGPDIYGLGSLDAYVPNGRADNAVTYDGTNYGFTFGAGYSFGRDGAGTGNSPGQGTCAGQVPGHAVECRDWSVMLKYDSALFGIAASYEEQRGGANAAASFFDGVAPAAFTTRADKDARTHVSGYVNVGHARIGAGWLGRRVTTEAPAAPGARSDLFFVGASYAFTPLFTVDGQGYRIVNTAHDTRATMATLRATYALSKRTSVYAQTSYLWNSAHARYAVSGGGPGTTPGAGMNQLGAMIGVKHFF; encoded by the coding sequence ATGAAGCACACCAAAGCCTTGCTGGCCGCCGGCGCATGCGCGCTGGCCGCGGCGAGCGCGCATGCGCAGTCGAGCGTGACGCTGTACGGAATCATCGACACCGGCATCGAATACGTGTCGCACGCGAACGCGGCCGGCGACCACGTCGTGCGCATGCCCGCCGTGACGGGCGAACTGCCTTCGCGCTGGGGCCTGCGCGGCACCGAGGATCTCGGCGGCGGCTACCAGGCGGTGTTCGTGCTCGAGAGCGGCTTCAACGTGCGCGGCGGCGATCTCGGCCAGGGCGGCCGGCTGTTCGGCCGGCAGGCGTTCGTCGGGCTGAAGAGCGGCTTCGGCACGCTCGCGTTCGGCCGTCAGTACATGATGACCTACCTCGCGCTGCAGGGCGCCGACATCGTCGGCCCGGACATCTACGGCCTCGGTTCGCTCGACGCCTACGTGCCGAACGGCCGCGCGGACAACGCGGTCACGTACGACGGCACGAATTACGGCTTCACGTTCGGCGCCGGCTATTCGTTCGGCCGCGACGGCGCGGGCACCGGCAATTCGCCGGGGCAGGGCACGTGCGCGGGGCAGGTGCCGGGCCACGCGGTCGAATGCCGCGACTGGTCGGTGATGCTCAAGTACGACAGCGCGCTGTTCGGCATTGCCGCGTCGTACGAGGAGCAGCGCGGCGGCGCGAACGCGGCGGCGAGCTTCTTCGACGGCGTCGCGCCCGCCGCCTTCACGACCCGCGCGGACAAGGATGCGCGCACGCACGTCAGCGGCTACGTGAACGTCGGCCATGCGCGCATCGGCGCGGGCTGGCTCGGGCGGCGCGTGACGACCGAGGCGCCTGCCGCGCCGGGCGCACGTTCGGACCTGTTCTTCGTCGGTGCGTCGTATGCGTTCACGCCGCTGTTCACCGTCGACGGCCAGGGCTACCGGATCGTCAACACCGCGCACGATACGCGCGCGACGATGGCGACGCTGCGCGCCACCTACGCGCTGTCGAAGCGCACGTCGGTCTACGCGCAGACCTCGTATCTGTGGAACAGCGCGCACGCGCGCTACGCGGTCAGCGGCGGCGGCCCCGGCACGACGCCCGGCGCCGGGATGAACCAGCTCGGCGCGATGATCGGCGTCAAGCATTTCTTCTGA
- a CDS encoding GNAT family N-acetyltransferase: protein MITIRLLDAADAAQFKSVRLRAIDTSPTSFLPTHAEEVVVPLEAFAARIAPTHERAVFGAFEDDTLVGITGVRRDARTKVAHKATIWGVFVDPAYRGREIAQSLLERATAHAAQAWQCRQLLLCVNEINGTAERLYASQGFVRFGTEPRSLFVDGRFYDEHHMVKILA, encoded by the coding sequence ATGATCACGATTCGCCTGCTCGACGCCGCCGACGCGGCGCAATTCAAATCCGTCCGCCTTCGCGCTATCGACACGTCGCCGACCTCATTCCTGCCTACCCACGCCGAAGAAGTCGTGGTGCCGCTCGAAGCATTCGCAGCGCGCATCGCACCCACGCATGAGCGCGCGGTGTTCGGCGCATTCGAAGACGACACGCTCGTCGGCATCACCGGCGTGCGCCGCGATGCGCGGACGAAGGTCGCGCACAAGGCGACGATCTGGGGCGTGTTCGTCGATCCCGCGTATCGCGGGCGCGAGATCGCCCAGTCGCTGCTCGAACGTGCGACCGCGCATGCGGCGCAGGCGTGGCAATGCCGCCAACTGCTGCTGTGCGTGAACGAGATCAACGGCACCGCGGAACGGCTGTATGCATCGCAAGGGTTCGTCCGATTCGGAACGGAGCCCCGGTCGCTGTTCGTGGACGGCCGCTTCTACGATGAACACCACATGGTCAAGATTCTCGCGTGA
- the mhpT gene encoding 3-(3-hydroxy-phenyl)propionate transporter MhpT — MNTYVAEKPAIATTLALCFAIALLEGLDLQSVGVAAPRMAHEFGLTVSQMGVAFSAGTFGLLPGAMLGGRLADRFGRKRVLIASVALFGLLSIATAQASSFAMLVVVRVLTGIGLGGAMPNLIALSSEAVEPRARSSAVAAMYCGIPFGGVIASLIGVLLAGDAEWRHIFYVGGVGPLLLVPLLIGLLPESRAYLGVAGAERASVAHTLFGGGRTLTTLALWVSYFCTLIVLYFLLNWLPSLMAAKGLARSQAGIVQIAFNVGGGLGALGIGAAMDRMRATRVVGGMYAGIVLSLAALAAAPGFASLAAAAFAAGMFVIGGQSVLYALAAIYYPTAMRGTGVGTAVAVGRLGSVVGPLAAAQLLAMGRSAPVVIGASIPVTLVAAIAALVLIRRPAAQD; from the coding sequence ATGAACACCTATGTTGCAGAGAAGCCGGCGATCGCGACGACCCTCGCGCTGTGCTTCGCGATCGCGTTGCTCGAAGGGCTCGACCTGCAGTCGGTCGGCGTCGCCGCGCCGCGCATGGCGCACGAATTCGGGCTCACGGTGTCGCAGATGGGCGTCGCGTTCAGCGCGGGCACGTTCGGCCTGCTGCCCGGCGCGATGCTCGGCGGCCGGCTCGCGGACCGGTTCGGCCGCAAGCGCGTGCTGATCGCGTCGGTCGCGCTGTTCGGATTGCTGTCGATCGCCACCGCGCAGGCGTCGAGCTTCGCGATGCTCGTGGTCGTGCGCGTGCTGACCGGCATCGGGCTCGGCGGCGCGATGCCGAACCTGATCGCGCTGTCGTCCGAAGCGGTCGAGCCGCGCGCGCGCAGCAGCGCGGTCGCCGCGATGTACTGCGGCATTCCGTTCGGCGGCGTGATCGCCTCGCTGATCGGCGTGCTGCTCGCCGGCGACGCCGAGTGGCGCCACATCTTCTACGTCGGCGGCGTGGGGCCGCTGCTGCTCGTGCCGCTCTTGATCGGCCTGCTGCCCGAGTCGCGCGCGTATCTCGGCGTCGCCGGCGCGGAGCGCGCGAGCGTCGCGCACACGCTGTTCGGCGGCGGTCGCACGCTGACCACGCTCGCGCTGTGGGTCAGTTATTTCTGCACGCTGATCGTCCTGTACTTCCTGCTGAACTGGCTGCCGTCGCTGATGGCCGCGAAGGGCCTCGCGCGCAGTCAGGCCGGCATCGTGCAGATCGCGTTCAACGTCGGCGGCGGGCTCGGCGCGCTCGGCATCGGCGCGGCGATGGACCGGATGCGTGCGACGCGCGTCGTCGGCGGCATGTATGCGGGCATCGTGCTGTCGCTCGCCGCGCTCGCGGCCGCGCCGGGCTTCGCGTCGCTCGCGGCGGCCGCGTTCGCGGCCGGCATGTTCGTGATCGGCGGCCAGTCGGTGCTGTATGCGCTCGCCGCGATCTACTACCCGACCGCGATGCGCGGCACCGGCGTCGGCACCGCGGTCGCGGTCGGCCGGCTCGGCTCCGTCGTCGGGCCGCTCGCCGCCGCGCAACTGCTCGCGATGGGCCGCAGCGCGCCGGTCGTGATCGGCGCGAGCATCCCCGTCACGCTGGTGGCCGCCATCGCCGCGCTGGTGCTGATCCGGCGCCCGGCCGCGCAGGACTGA